In one Lolium rigidum isolate FL_2022 chromosome 3, APGP_CSIRO_Lrig_0.1, whole genome shotgun sequence genomic region, the following are encoded:
- the LOC124701002 gene encoding peptidyl-prolyl cis-trans isomerase CYP22-like, which produces MASAISAGPTPPSATASSVEWHQRPPNPKNPVVFFDVTIGSIPAGRIKMELFADIVPKTAENFRQLCTGEHRKSGTPQGYKGCQFHRVIKDFMLQGGDFIKGDGTGCMSIYGTRFDDENFIAKHTGPGLLSMANSGLNTNGSQFFLTCAKCEWLDNKHVVFGRVLGDGLLVLRKIENVATGPNNRPKLACVISECGEM; this is translated from the exons ATGGCGTCGGCCATCTCCGCGGGGCCTACGCCGCCGTCCGCGACGGCGTCGTCGGTGGAGTGGCACCAGCGGCCGCCGAACCCCAAGAACCCGGTGGTGTTCTTCGACGTCACCATCGGGTCCATCCCGGCCGGCCGCATCAAGATGGAGCTCTTCGCCGACATCGTCCCCAAGACCGCCGAGAACTTCAG GCAGTTGTGCACTGGCGAGCACAG GAAGTCAGGTACGCCACAGGGGTATAAAGGGTGTCAGTTTCATCGAGTGATCAAAGATTTCATGCTTCAGGGAGGTGACTTCATCAAG GGTGATGGCACTGGATGCATGTCAATCTATGGTACcagatttgatgatgaaaatttcATTGCTAAGCATACTGGGCCTGGCCTGCTCTCCATG GCCAACAGTGGACTAAACACTAATGGATCCCAG TTCTTTTTGACCTGTGCAAAGTGTGAATGGCTGGACAACAAGCACGTGGTTTTTGGG AGGGTGCTAGGAGATGGTCTGCTTGTTCTGCGGAAGATTGAAAATGTAGCAACTGGACCTAACAACCGACCCAAGCTTGCTTGCGTTATCAGCGAATGTGGTGAGATGTAG
- the LOC124701001 gene encoding uncharacterized protein LOC124701001, with protein MKVRASVKRLCSFCKVVKRRGIVFIHCKSNLKHKQRQGFSTIAACLPPPPPPPTGTSASAVAFAEASKVARQESSMKFNWPLGLAALLKNGDK; from the exons ATGAAGGTCCGTGCGTCGGTGAAGCGGCTGTGCAGCTTCTGCAAGGTGGTGAAGCGCCGTGGCATCGTCTTCATCCACTGCAAATCCAACCTCAAGCACAAGCAGCGCCAGGGCTTCTCCACCATCGCCGCCTGcctgcccccgccgccgccgccgcccaccggcaCCTCCGCCTCAGCTGTCGCGTTTGCCGA GGCCTCCAAGGTGGCCAGGCAGGAGTCGTCAATGAAGTTTAACTGGCCACTGGGTCTAGCtgcattgctgaagaatggtgataagTAA
- the LOC124697816 gene encoding uncharacterized protein LOC124697816, giving the protein MGSGDWGPVLIAVALFVILTPGLLCQIPGNNGRVAEFNSMQTSAVSIVVHTVIFFGFCAIFMIAIGVHLYAG; this is encoded by the coding sequence ATGGGGTCGGGCGACTGGGGCCCGGTGCTGATCGCGGTGGCCTTGTTCGTGATTCTCACGCCGGGGCTGTTGTGCCAGATCCCTGGAAACAACGGCCGCGTCGCCGAGTTCAACAGCATGCAAACCAGCGCCGTCTCCATCGTCGTCCACACCGTCATCTTCTTCGGGTTCTGCGCGATCTTCATGATTGCTATCGGAGTCCACCTCTACGCCGGCTAG
- the LOC124704666 gene encoding splicing factor 3B subunit 6-like protein, protein MAAASLRKGNARLPPEVNRAIFVRNLPFNISSEEMYDIFGKYGAIRQIRLGNGKDTRGTAYVVYEDIYDAKNAVDHLSGFNVANRYLIVLYSQPNKMGKKMDIKKKEEEITKLQEKYGISSKSSP, encoded by the coding sequence atggcggcggcgagccTGCGGAAGGGGAACGCGCGGCTGCCCCCGGAGGTGAACCGGGCCATCTTCGTGCGGAACCTGCCGTTCAACATCTCGAGCGAGGAGATGTACGACATCTTCGGCAAGTACGGCGCCATCCGGCAGATCCGGCTGGGCAACGGCAAGGACACGCGAGGCACCGCCTACGTCGTCTACGAGGACATCtacgacgccaagaacgccgtggACCACCTCTCGGGCTTCAACGTCGCCAACCGATACCTCATCGTGCTCTACTCGCAGCCCAACAAGATGGGCAAGAAGATGGACatcaagaagaaggaggaggagatcaCAAAGCTCCAGGAGAAGTACGGAATCAGCTCCAAGTCTTCCCCGTGA
- the LOC124704668 gene encoding uncharacterized protein LOC124704668 yields MQDWAGVFIPLVLFILLSPGLLFQIPGKCRVIEFGNSHTSAVSIIVHAVIFFCFAAVFLIAIGVHIDLGS; encoded by the coding sequence ATGCAGGACTGGGCCGGCGTGTTCATCCCGCTGGTGTTGTTCATCCTGTTGTCGCCGGGCCTCCTCTTCCAGATCCCAGGCAAGTGCCGGGTCATCGAGTTTGGCAACTCTCACACCAGCGCGGTGTCCATCATCGTCCACGCCGTCATCTTCTTCTGCTTCGCAGCGGTCTTTCTCATCGCCATCGGGGTGCACATCGACCTCGGCTCTTGA